In the Armatimonadia bacterium genome, one interval contains:
- the cysK gene encoding cysteine synthase A, translating into MRERPRIAEDMTQLIGHTPLVRIRRVTEGCVAQIVGKLEKENPWGSVKCRIGVSMIEAAECEGRLDHDTVIIEPTSGNTGIGLAGAAAARGYHCILTLPETMSVERRSLLKALGAEVVLTPGSEGMRGAIAKAEQLMAEYPKSFMPMQFANPANPQIHRETTGPEIWEDTDGRVDIVVAGVGTGGTITGIAEALKPLKSGLQAVAVEPAESALLSGNQPGPHGIQGIGANFIPEILNREILDEVLPVRSQDALEMALRLAREEGILVGISAGAAVCGAIELGRRPENADKLIVVILPDSGERYLSGPPFSEA; encoded by the coding sequence ATGCGTGAACGTCCGCGAATTGCCGAGGACATGACGCAGTTGATCGGCCACACCCCGCTCGTGCGGATTCGCCGCGTGACAGAAGGCTGTGTGGCACAGATCGTCGGGAAGCTGGAGAAAGAGAACCCCTGGGGAAGCGTCAAGTGCCGCATCGGTGTGTCGATGATTGAGGCCGCCGAGTGCGAAGGCCGACTCGACCACGACACCGTGATCATCGAGCCCACCAGCGGCAACACGGGTATCGGTCTGGCGGGTGCCGCCGCTGCCCGGGGCTACCACTGTATCCTGACCCTGCCGGAGACCATGAGCGTCGAGCGGCGGTCACTGCTCAAGGCCCTGGGCGCCGAGGTCGTGCTGACCCCCGGCTCTGAGGGGATGCGCGGCGCCATCGCGAAGGCCGAGCAGCTCATGGCCGAGTACCCGAAGTCCTTCATGCCCATGCAGTTCGCCAATCCGGCCAACCCGCAGATCCATCGCGAGACCACCGGCCCCGAGATCTGGGAGGATACGGACGGTCGTGTGGACATCGTGGTGGCAGGTGTCGGCACCGGCGGCACCATCACCGGCATCGCCGAGGCCCTCAAGCCGCTCAAATCCGGGCTGCAGGCCGTGGCCGTTGAACCCGCCGAGTCCGCTCTACTCTCCGGCAATCAGCCCGGACCGCACGGGATCCAGGGCATCGGCGCCAACTTCATCCCGGAGATCCTCAACCGTGAGATCCTCGACGAGGTCCTCCCGGTGCGCTCACAGGACGCCCTGGAAATGGCCCTGCGCCTGGCCCGCGAAGAGGGCATCCTCGTGGGCATCTCCGCCGGCGCTGCGGTCTGCGGCGCGATTGAGCTTGGCCGTCGGCCCGAGAACGCCGACAAGCTGATCGTCGTCATCCTGCCCGATTCGGGCGAGCGCTACCTCAGTGGCCCGCCCTTCTCCGAGGCGTAG
- a CDS encoding 4Fe-4S binding protein, with protein MRNPLKVLRRTVQVLALLAFLFLFWQTRWHGQGTGSPPPLFLRLGPLTALTAWLAPTPTWLPLFVPAAITLLVTVLLGRVFCGWICPLGTTLDLSDHLLWRKRSPRPELNRPTWKYYLLAAVLASAVFGAQLGWLLDPIPLLTRTLTVVAYPLAVAAYNLGVTVGHPVLQAVGLSAYPTDREPVFALNLLVLAVFVVILGLGALSRRYWCRSLCPLGALLALVGRFSFLGRKVDGCVSCKRCQGECKMGAIPAPGEPCEDYRRTVAAECVQCFDCLVCPQEGISGLGFSTRSGDVDEKTHLSKRRFVGALGLGLLYGATAATGAGRHATHSRLLRPPGAILRTPSGPRNMSESEFRSLCVRCGNCMKACVTGGLQPAVVEAGFDGLFTPILIPKLGPCEQNCTACGQVCPTGALGQFRVEEKKQIQIGLATIHTDKCLCWRKGDLYKLCLVCDEQCSYDAVKVIEYEGQKRPVVDADKCVGCGVCENKCPSKPEAAIVVYRRDTRV; from the coding sequence ATGCGAAACCCGCTCAAGGTCCTTCGCCGCACGGTCCAGGTGCTCGCACTCCTCGCTTTCCTCTTCCTGTTCTGGCAGACCCGTTGGCACGGCCAGGGCACCGGCTCTCCCCCACCCTTGTTCCTGCGACTTGGTCCGCTGACTGCCCTGACGGCCTGGCTGGCTCCGACGCCGACCTGGCTGCCGCTCTTTGTGCCCGCAGCAATCACCCTCCTGGTCACCGTGCTGCTGGGACGCGTGTTCTGCGGCTGGATCTGCCCGCTGGGGACCACCCTCGACCTCAGCGACCACCTGCTGTGGCGCAAGCGCAGTCCACGCCCGGAGCTGAATCGGCCCACCTGGAAGTACTACCTGCTGGCGGCAGTCCTGGCTTCCGCCGTCTTCGGTGCGCAGCTTGGCTGGCTGCTCGACCCGATCCCCTTGCTCACTCGTACCCTCACGGTGGTTGCCTACCCGCTGGCCGTCGCCGCCTACAACCTGGGCGTGACCGTCGGCCACCCGGTGTTGCAGGCCGTCGGCCTGTCCGCCTATCCGACCGACCGCGAGCCGGTCTTCGCGCTGAACCTCTTGGTCCTGGCGGTCTTCGTGGTAATCCTGGGCCTGGGAGCTTTGAGTCGCCGCTACTGGTGCCGGTCGCTTTGCCCCCTGGGAGCGCTGCTGGCCCTGGTGGGACGCTTCAGCTTCCTGGGCCGCAAGGTTGACGGGTGCGTGAGCTGCAAGCGCTGTCAGGGCGAGTGCAAGATGGGCGCGATTCCTGCCCCGGGGGAGCCCTGCGAGGACTACCGGCGCACCGTCGCCGCCGAGTGTGTACAATGCTTCGACTGCCTGGTGTGCCCTCAAGAGGGCATCAGTGGCCTCGGCTTCAGCACCCGCAGCGGTGATGTGGACGAGAAGACCCACCTGAGCAAGCGGCGCTTCGTGGGAGCTCTCGGCCTGGGACTGCTCTACGGGGCCACGGCTGCCACCGGGGCTGGACGTCATGCCACTCACAGCCGCCTGCTGCGTCCACCGGGCGCCATCCTGCGCACTCCCTCGGGCCCGCGGAACATGTCGGAGAGCGAGTTCCGGAGCCTGTGCGTGCGTTGTGGCAACTGCATGAAGGCCTGCGTGACCGGCGGGCTGCAGCCGGCGGTCGTGGAAGCGGGCTTCGACGGGCTGTTCACGCCGATCCTCATACCGAAGCTGGGGCCTTGTGAGCAGAACTGCACGGCCTGCGGTCAGGTCTGCCCTACGGGAGCGCTGGGGCAGTTCCGCGTGGAGGAGAAGAAGCAGATCCAGATCGGACTGGCGACCATCCACACCGACAAGTGCCTCTGCTGGCGGAAGGGCGACCTGTACAAGCTCTGCCTGGTCTGCGACGAGCAGTGCTCCTATGACGCGGTGAAAGTGATCGAGTACGAGGGGCAGAAGCGTCCGGTGGTGGATGCGGACAAGTGCGTGGGCTGCGGGGTCTGCGAGAACAAGTGCCCCAGCAAGCCCGAGGCAGCGATCGTAGTCTACCGCCGCGACACGCGGGTGTAA
- a CDS encoding zinc-binding dehydrogenase, which yields MLAAVVEKPGVLAVREVPMPTYTETQCLVKILACGICNSTDRKILDGHFRYKGADAYPGILGHESVGRVVECGSKVESFEEGDLVIRPGASYRPEENVGLNCMYGGIAEYGVLQDPVHGGNKMHQIVPPDYDPVDATMLVTLKETLSWLQRWGVGGGQSLVVLGSGPVGVSFGYFAKLLGCSPVIVLGRRDEPLARALGLGIDAVVNITRDDPLEVVRHWTRGKGADRVVEAVGDDSLVELGLRMLNSTGKLGIYGIAPTREPGDMERRAIDIAMGRGEWAVEFFGPQEWAPHDHLLWLVDRGIVRLRDYYTHVVPLSETQRGFDLLASKEAFKVVVKVG from the coding sequence ATGCTTGCCGCCGTCGTCGAGAAGCCCGGCGTCCTCGCAGTGCGCGAGGTGCCCATGCCCACCTACACGGAGACGCAGTGCCTGGTGAAGATCCTCGCCTGTGGCATCTGCAACAGCACCGACCGCAAGATCCTCGATGGCCACTTCCGCTACAAGGGCGCCGATGCTTACCCGGGCATCCTGGGCCATGAATCGGTTGGCCGAGTGGTGGAGTGCGGCAGCAAGGTGGAGTCCTTCGAGGAGGGCGATCTGGTGATCCGGCCGGGCGCGAGCTACCGACCGGAGGAGAACGTCGGCCTCAACTGCATGTATGGCGGCATCGCCGAGTACGGAGTCCTCCAGGACCCCGTGCATGGCGGCAACAAGATGCACCAGATTGTGCCCCCGGACTACGACCCGGTGGATGCGACCATGCTCGTGACGCTGAAGGAGACCCTCTCGTGGCTGCAGCGTTGGGGCGTCGGAGGCGGCCAGAGCCTGGTCGTCCTGGGCAGCGGGCCGGTAGGTGTGTCCTTTGGGTACTTCGCGAAGCTCCTGGGATGCTCTCCTGTGATCGTCCTGGGCCGCAGGGATGAGCCCCTGGCACGGGCTCTTGGTCTGGGCATCGACGCCGTCGTCAACATCACCCGCGACGATCCTCTGGAGGTCGTGCGGCATTGGACGCGCGGCAAGGGTGCCGACCGAGTGGTGGAGGCTGTCGGGGACGACTCGCTCGTCGAGCTAGGCCTGCGCATGCTCAACAGCACCGGCAAGCTGGGCATCTATGGCATTGCGCCGACCCGCGAGCCTGGTGACATGGAGCGGCGTGCCATCGACATCGCCATGGGTCGGGGAGAGTGGGCAGTGGAGTTCTTCGGCCCGCAGGAGTGGGCACCGCACGACCACCTGCTATGGCTGGTCGACCGGGGCATCGTGCGCCTGCGAGACTACTATACGCACGTGGTGCCGCTATCGGAGACCCAGCGGGGCTTCGACCTCCTGGCCTCCAAGGAAGCCTTCAAGGTGGTCGTGAAGGTCGGCTAA